Proteins co-encoded in one Metabacillus sp. KUDC1714 genomic window:
- a CDS encoding GNAT family N-acetyltransferase produces MFSDLELMEIQAEVLFQYDISGRMEQINDPLKMNAPLFFLGRTKDGNVTKFHSALSNTKIDEIKKVIAKDSTNVNLSKLITILKSSTQSIRNLWIGPAYVFPDNINRPSSAIRMTKENRHLLLEGFPTIFEQLEWRQPCFGIIEDGFVVSVCCSARRSSSAAEASVETMEEFRGRGYGVQTAIAWANALQEEGIIPLYSTSWDNFSSQTIAGKLKLYSYGVDFHIS; encoded by the coding sequence ATGTTTTCAGATCTAGAACTAATGGAAATTCAGGCCGAGGTTTTATTTCAATATGATATATCTGGACGTATGGAACAAATAAATGATCCTCTAAAAATGAATGCTCCCTTATTCTTTCTTGGACGAACAAAAGATGGAAATGTTACAAAATTTCATTCAGCTCTATCTAATACGAAAATAGACGAGATAAAAAAAGTTATTGCTAAAGATTCAACAAATGTTAACTTGTCTAAGCTAATCACAATACTCAAGAGCAGTACTCAATCTATAAGAAACTTATGGATTGGCCCTGCATATGTTTTTCCAGACAACATCAATAGACCTTCTAGTGCTATAAGAATGACCAAGGAGAACAGACATTTACTTTTGGAAGGTTTCCCAACTATTTTTGAACAACTAGAGTGGAGACAACCATGCTTTGGCATAATAGAAGATGGGTTTGTTGTTTCAGTATGTTGTAGTGCGAGGAGAAGTTCATCAGCTGCAGAGGCAAGTGTGGAAACGATGGAAGAATTTCGAGGTAGAGGCTATGGTGTTCAAACTGCAATAGCATGGGCAAATGCATTGCAAGAGGAGGGGATTATTCCTTTGTATAGCACATCCTGGGACAATTTTTCTTCACAGACAATTGCAGGGAAATTAAAACTATATTCATATGGGGTAGACTTCCATATAAGCTAG
- a CDS encoding cation diffusion facilitator family transporter, whose product MEEQKYNDLKLGERGVMISIIAYICLSSLKLIVGYSANSEALKADGLNNATDIIASVAVLIGLKVSQKPADKDHPYGHWKAETVASMVASFIMIVVGIQVLYGAILSVFANEHEAPDLISAWTGIFCAIVMFLVYRYNKNLSRKINSQGLMAAAKDNLSDALVSIGTVIGIIGSQFALPWLDPLTAVIVGLLICKTALDIFRDASHHLTDGYDTDKIQSYKDTVLSQYGVKGVKDIKARNYGNNSVVDIVILVNSNLGIRDAHDISTKVEEVLKTKHGVYDVHVHVEPN is encoded by the coding sequence ATGGAAGAACAAAAATATAACGATTTAAAATTGGGTGAACGAGGGGTAATGATTAGTATCATTGCTTACATTTGTTTATCCTCGTTGAAATTAATTGTCGGATACTCAGCAAATTCAGAAGCCCTAAAAGCCGATGGTTTAAATAATGCCACAGATATCATTGCCTCGGTAGCAGTTTTAATTGGACTTAAGGTATCACAAAAACCAGCTGATAAGGATCATCCTTATGGTCATTGGAAGGCAGAAACGGTTGCTTCAATGGTCGCATCGTTCATCATGATTGTCGTAGGAATTCAAGTATTGTATGGAGCAATTTTATCTGTTTTTGCGAACGAGCATGAAGCTCCGGATTTAATTTCTGCATGGACAGGGATTTTTTGTGCAATCGTTATGTTTTTGGTTTATCGATATAACAAAAATTTAAGTAGAAAGATCAATAGCCAAGGATTAATGGCTGCTGCAAAAGATAATCTTTCAGATGCGTTGGTAAGTATTGGAACAGTTATTGGGATAATTGGTTCACAATTCGCACTTCCTTGGCTAGACCCTTTAACAGCTGTAATCGTGGGATTACTTATTTGTAAAACAGCATTGGATATTTTTCGTGATGCCTCTCATCATTTAACGGACGGTTATGATACAGATAAGATTCAGTCATATAAGGATACTGTTCTTTCTCAATATGGTGTTAAGGGTGTAAAAGATATTAAGGCGAGGAACTATGGGAATAATTCTGTCGTTGACATTGTCATCCTTGTGAACTCAAATCTAGGGATTCGCGATGCACATGATATTTCAACAAAAGTTGAAGAAGTCCTAAAAACCAAACATGGTGTTTATGACGTACATGTCCATGTTGAGCCTAATTAA
- a CDS encoding GNAT family N-acetyltransferase — protein MVLKIEEIKVIDKEIDELSELLKLVVDDGASIGFLPPMKLNKAINYWRTVLKPDVILFVARINNQLAGSVQLHLDTKENGRHRAEIGKLMTDPQFRRNGIGRSLMQKAEDRAKLENRSLIVLDTREGDPSNNLYQSLNYIEAGKIPYYAKSENGEFHTTVFYYKKI, from the coding sequence ATGGTATTGAAAATAGAAGAAATTAAAGTAATCGACAAAGAAATTGATGAGCTTTCGGAATTATTGAAGCTTGTAGTGGATGATGGTGCATCGATTGGTTTTTTACCACCAATGAAACTTAACAAGGCAATAAATTATTGGCGGACTGTATTAAAGCCGGATGTGATTTTATTTGTAGCAAGAATAAACAATCAATTGGCAGGTAGTGTTCAATTACATTTAGATACAAAGGAAAATGGAAGGCATCGAGCTGAAATTGGCAAACTTATGACCGATCCTCAGTTTAGACGAAATGGAATCGGTCGTTCACTAATGCAAAAGGCTGAGGACAGAGCAAAACTTGAAAATAGAAGTTTAATTGTTTTGGACACAAGAGAAGGAGATCCATCTAATAATCTATATCAGTCACTTAATTATATTGAAGCTGGAAAAATTCCATACTATGCTAAATCGGAAAATGGGGAATTCCATACTACTGTTTTTTATTATAAAAAGATCTAA
- a CDS encoding glycosyl hydrolase, translating into MNKPKKQVIPALLSILLLFSMAIPTYANHQESEPVSTKKQSPSYVDLVDQKATSQTKSLFAYLESVRGNSILFGHQHATTEGSTISVNDGTESEVNKAVGDFPAVYGWDTLSLEGKEKPGKWEGTQAENRDALINVMRIAYEKGGVLNLSAHMPNFVTDGSFYDTTGNVVTHILPGGNKNQEFNEYLDMIADFANNLKDNQGNAIPVVFRPFHEQNGSWFWWGAAFTTPAQYKEIYRYTVEYLRDKKRVRNFLYAFSPGSPFNNEEAKYLTTYPGDDYVDILGFDTYNNGEGTELWLKQVVEDAKLISKIADSKGKVAAFTEFGYSNMKVSGNPDIEWFTRLLNALKSDSDAKRMAYMLTWANFSAEGSFTPFRDHRTYGNHELLDDFIAYYNDSYTGFNREVSGAYNIEVKTTKEDGIIHTASPTDKATIKNATTTIRVRAIDSTVSKVVYSVEGSDKEYTLKFNAKENYYMADWQPKASQNGKTVQITVKAYLGNEVVYEEPISVNVEASDVVAKTYDFDSSIAGMTSEGTYPESISMELSHDKKTLNNGAVRLDVNIPDASQTWQELKLKMENLELTNVNKLKYDVYLPIVGNESATIQGVATVPPNSSEKYGMGQSKRLADLEKVKIGNDVYGKYLAEIDLSSVEELEAVTELGLSIVTSNLNYQGPIFVDHVQLLNDYKEPVLDPLVVDEFEVYNGSNAKLDEKYTVASQGDPIKLSLDQDHKESGDYGLKYEYNLGGSGYGGVTKILGGVDWSEQNTLQFWYTPDGNDQKLVIQVKANDVSFEAYPSLAGDEPQLIQIPFSTFVVATWDTSHTGEKLDAVNAKKVQEFSIYVNAKEPGTTLSSVLYFDDIRVITE; encoded by the coding sequence ATGAACAAACCTAAAAAACAAGTAATTCCAGCACTTTTATCAATTCTTTTGTTATTCTCCATGGCGATCCCAACATATGCTAATCACCAGGAATCAGAGCCTGTTTCAACGAAAAAACAATCTCCAAGTTATGTTGATTTAGTAGATCAAAAGGCTACTAGTCAAACAAAATCACTTTTTGCGTATTTGGAGAGTGTTCGTGGAAATTCCATTTTGTTCGGTCATCAACATGCGACAACAGAAGGATCGACCATTTCTGTAAATGATGGGACAGAATCAGAGGTTAACAAGGCAGTTGGAGATTTTCCAGCAGTGTATGGCTGGGACACTTTAAGTCTTGAAGGAAAAGAAAAACCAGGAAAATGGGAAGGGACTCAAGCTGAAAACAGAGATGCATTAATTAATGTAATGAGAATTGCCTATGAAAAGGGTGGGGTTCTTAACTTAAGTGCCCATATGCCAAATTTCGTTACCGATGGCAGCTTTTACGATACAACAGGAAATGTTGTAACTCACATTTTACCTGGTGGTAATAAAAATCAGGAGTTCAATGAATACTTAGATATGATTGCTGATTTTGCTAACAATCTAAAAGATAATCAAGGAAATGCGATTCCGGTTGTTTTCCGTCCTTTCCATGAGCAAAATGGTAGTTGGTTCTGGTGGGGAGCAGCATTTACAACTCCAGCTCAGTATAAGGAAATCTATCGATATACGGTGGAATATTTACGAGATAAAAAGCGAGTACGTAACTTTTTATATGCGTTTTCTCCGGGGAGTCCATTTAATAATGAAGAAGCTAAATACTTAACAACCTATCCAGGTGATGACTATGTCGATATTCTAGGCTTTGATACGTATAACAATGGTGAAGGAACTGAATTATGGCTCAAACAGGTTGTTGAAGATGCTAAATTGATTTCAAAGATTGCCGATTCAAAAGGGAAAGTTGCAGCCTTTACTGAATTTGGTTATAGCAATATGAAAGTATCTGGGAATCCAGATATAGAGTGGTTTACAAGATTGTTAAATGCACTTAAGTCTGATTCAGATGCAAAACGAATGGCTTACATGTTAACATGGGCAAATTTCAGTGCTGAAGGTTCTTTTACACCTTTCCGTGACCACCGAACCTATGGTAATCATGAGTTACTAGACGATTTTATCGCATATTACAATGACAGTTATACAGGCTTTAACCGTGAAGTGAGTGGTGCTTATAATATTGAGGTAAAAACAACAAAGGAAGATGGTATCATTCATACAGCGTCACCAACTGATAAGGCGACGATTAAAAATGCAACAACAACTATTCGTGTTCGTGCTATCGATTCTACAGTATCGAAGGTTGTGTATTCTGTTGAAGGTTCAGATAAGGAATATACGCTCAAGTTTAATGCGAAAGAAAACTACTATATGGCTGACTGGCAGCCAAAGGCTAGTCAAAATGGGAAAACTGTTCAGATAACTGTAAAGGCATATTTAGGAAATGAAGTAGTGTATGAGGAACCGATTTCGGTGAATGTGGAAGCTAGCGATGTTGTAGCGAAAACCTATGATTTTGATTCTTCGATTGCAGGAATGACATCAGAGGGAACCTATCCTGAATCGATCTCAATGGAGTTAAGCCATGATAAAAAAACGCTGAACAATGGTGCAGTGAGGTTAGATGTAAATATTCCAGATGCTTCACAAACATGGCAGGAATTGAAGCTTAAAATGGAAAACCTAGAACTAACCAATGTTAATAAACTGAAGTATGATGTCTATCTCCCAATTGTAGGAAATGAATCAGCTACTATTCAAGGTGTAGCAACTGTTCCTCCTAATTCGTCAGAAAAATATGGAATGGGACAATCTAAACGATTAGCAGATTTGGAAAAAGTCAAGATCGGCAATGATGTTTACGGTAAATATCTAGCAGAAATCGATTTGAGCTCAGTTGAGGAGCTGGAAGCAGTAACAGAACTTGGGTTATCAATTGTAACAAGTAACTTAAATTATCAGGGGCCAATATTCGTTGATCATGTTCAATTATTGAATGATTATAAGGAGCCTGTTCTAGATCCGTTAGTTGTTGATGAATTTGAAGTCTATAATGGAAGTAATGCAAAGCTTGATGAAAAGTATACAGTTGCGTCACAAGGAGATCCGATAAAGCTTTCTCTTGATCAAGATCATAAAGAATCAGGGGATTATGGATTGAAATATGAATATAACCTCGGTGGCTCGGGTTATGGAGGTGTGACAAAAATACTTGGTGGTGTAGATTGGTCTGAACAAAATACATTGCAATTTTGGTATACTCCTGATGGGAATGACCAAAAGCTTGTTATCCAAGTAAAAGCAAATGATGTTTCCTTTGAAGCTTACCCTTCACTAGCAGGTGATGAACCACAACTCATCCAGATTCCATTCAGTACTTTTGTTGTGGCAACATGGGATACATCCCACACAGGTGAAAAATTAGATGCAGTGAATGCGAAGAAAGTTCAGGAGTTCTCTATATATGTAAATGCGAAAGAACCAGGAACGACTTTGTCTAGTGTGCTTTATTTTGATGATATTCGTGTTATAACGGAATAA
- a CDS encoding YhdT family protein, which yields MKDKRFKVAHKEAKIGIALVIFNFIWWFGFAYGLGSGDPAHYNYIFGLPEWFFYSCVLGFIVIGILVILAVKFLFSDVPFEDEEESGERT from the coding sequence ATGAAAGATAAACGATTTAAAGTTGCCCATAAGGAAGCGAAAATAGGTATTGCACTTGTTATCTTTAATTTTATTTGGTGGTTCGGCTTTGCTTATGGATTAGGTTCTGGTGATCCAGCTCATTATAATTACATATTTGGACTACCTGAATGGTTTTTCTATAGTTGTGTATTAGGGTTTATTGTTATCGGGATTCTTGTTATTTTAGCTGTGAAATTTCTCTTTTCAGATGTACCTTTTGAAGACGAAGAGGAAAGTGGTGAACGTACTTGA
- the panF gene encoding sodium/pantothenate symporter, which yields MNWGVIFPLLLFLIVIFLIGFWANKFVKSTDSFLQEYFLGGRQLGGFVLAMTMIATYGSASSFIGGPGVAYTRGLGWVLLSMAQLSTGYFVLMVLGKKFAIMARQYKAITLIDFLKERYQSHAVVIISAVSIIVFLFSAMAAQWVGGARLIESLTGLSYTSALFIFAVSVLVYVIIGGFRAVALTDAVQGVIMFIGTAVLLVATIIAGGGIPNIMADLVAENPNLVSPYGAARDLTPLYVSSFWILVGVGVVGLPQITVRAMSYKNSKAMHKAIVIGTLVIGFIMLGMHLIGVFARPILPGIEVGDTVMPTLTLKVLPPLLAGLVLAAPMAAIMSTVDSLLILVSSAITKDIYLNYINPNASEEQVKRTSFWVTTIIGVSVVLFALSPPDLLIWLNLFSFGGLESVFIWPVVFGLYWSKGNKYGAISSMIIGMGSYIMFDRLLPNALGMHTVVLPIFLSLIAYVIVSLISHKSIRTKKAIDF from the coding sequence TTGAATTGGGGAGTTATTTTTCCGTTATTATTATTTCTCATTGTAATTTTTTTAATTGGGTTTTGGGCAAACAAATTTGTTAAATCAACTGATTCATTTCTTCAAGAATATTTTTTAGGAGGAAGGCAGTTAGGTGGATTTGTTTTAGCGATGACAATGATTGCTACGTATGGAAGTGCTAGTAGCTTTATCGGAGGACCGGGTGTTGCTTATACGAGAGGGCTAGGATGGGTCCTTCTCTCAATGGCTCAGCTTTCGACAGGATATTTTGTCCTTATGGTGTTAGGTAAGAAGTTTGCGATTATGGCTCGGCAATATAAAGCGATCACCTTAATTGACTTTTTAAAGGAAAGATACCAGAGTCATGCGGTTGTAATCATTTCTGCAGTAAGTATTATTGTTTTTTTATTTTCAGCAATGGCTGCGCAATGGGTAGGCGGGGCAAGGCTGATAGAATCATTGACAGGGTTATCTTATACATCCGCATTGTTTATTTTTGCTGTATCTGTGCTTGTTTATGTCATTATTGGAGGATTTAGGGCAGTTGCGTTAACAGATGCGGTTCAAGGTGTCATTATGTTTATTGGAACTGCTGTGTTGTTAGTTGCTACAATAATTGCTGGCGGTGGAATCCCTAATATTATGGCTGACCTAGTGGCAGAGAATCCCAACTTAGTTTCGCCTTATGGGGCTGCTAGAGACTTAACACCACTTTATGTTTCTTCATTTTGGATATTAGTTGGAGTCGGGGTTGTTGGTCTTCCGCAAATTACGGTCAGAGCGATGTCCTATAAAAACTCTAAAGCAATGCATAAAGCGATTGTGATTGGTACGTTAGTCATTGGATTTATTATGCTGGGAATGCATTTAATCGGAGTGTTTGCGCGACCGATCTTGCCAGGAATTGAAGTGGGGGATACGGTTATGCCTACACTAACCTTGAAAGTTTTACCCCCATTACTTGCTGGACTTGTCCTTGCAGCACCAATGGCGGCAATTATGTCTACAGTAGACTCATTACTAATTTTAGTCAGTTCAGCCATAACAAAGGATATTTATTTGAATTACATTAACCCAAATGCATCAGAGGAACAAGTGAAAAGGACAAGTTTTTGGGTAACGACTATCATTGGCGTATCAGTTGTTTTGTTTGCATTAAGTCCGCCAGATTTACTAATATGGTTAAATCTGTTTTCATTTGGTGGATTAGAATCAGTGTTTATTTGGCCGGTCGTGTTTGGACTTTATTGGAGCAAAGGCAATAAGTATGGTGCAATTTCATCAATGATAATTGGGATGGGTTCTTATATTATGTTTGACCGTTTATTACCAAATGCACTAGGGATGCATACAGTCGTTTTACCGATTTTCTTATCTCTTATCGCTTATGTCATCGTAAGTTTAATTTCTCATAAATCTATTCGTACAAAAAAGGCCATTGATTTTTAA
- a CDS encoding MFS transporter has translation MEKKDVPVLWTKSFILLIIGNLFLFMSFMMLMPTMPPQAKALGASDLQIGLVTSLFAVAAIFVRPFVGFVLESNSRKWLVVVGAVVLLILTISYSFTYMILLFLAVRFIHGFAWGVSTTVNGTVAVELVPSKRIGEGVGYFGLSVTIGMIVAPSVGIFLYQNFGFQTLIIGSATLGMIAIVTLALGKYHTPKSVQEKTFNPKEFSFISALFDKDSWFPAVVTILSTFGYGAIVTFIVIFGEERGIDQIFLYYFCNAIMATIARPISGKWFDSKGPWSLIVVCAVLTIAGLWVLSYTYSVGMLILAGCIFGAGYGSMLPALQAWVLSKTKPEQRGIANGMYYSSIDLGIGLSAILLGVVSSYVELGTVFQISSICFVIVIMMTMIDYRKQKQVKKKQSTATV, from the coding sequence TTGGAAAAGAAAGACGTTCCTGTTCTTTGGACGAAATCGTTTATTTTACTTATCATAGGAAACCTATTTCTATTTATGAGTTTTATGATGCTAATGCCAACCATGCCTCCTCAGGCGAAAGCGCTTGGTGCATCTGACTTACAGATTGGACTTGTCACATCACTTTTTGCTGTTGCAGCAATTTTTGTCCGGCCATTTGTTGGTTTTGTGTTAGAGTCCAATAGCCGTAAATGGCTTGTTGTTGTTGGAGCTGTAGTTCTACTAATTTTAACGATTAGTTACTCCTTTACATACATGATTCTACTATTCCTTGCGGTTCGTTTTATTCACGGGTTTGCCTGGGGAGTGTCAACAACCGTAAATGGTACAGTAGCGGTTGAACTAGTCCCTTCAAAGAGAATTGGTGAAGGAGTAGGGTATTTTGGCTTATCCGTAACTATTGGGATGATTGTTGCTCCTAGTGTGGGTATCTTTTTATATCAAAACTTTGGCTTTCAAACACTTATAATTGGTTCTGCAACACTAGGTATGATTGCGATTGTTACATTGGCACTCGGTAAGTATCATACTCCAAAGTCTGTTCAAGAAAAGACTTTTAATCCTAAGGAGTTTTCTTTTATTAGCGCTTTATTCGATAAAGATAGCTGGTTTCCAGCGGTTGTAACAATTCTATCTACATTTGGCTACGGAGCAATTGTTACATTTATCGTCATTTTTGGAGAAGAGCGTGGTATTGATCAAATCTTTTTATATTATTTCTGTAATGCGATTATGGCTACTATTGCTCGCCCTATTTCAGGGAAATGGTTTGATTCTAAGGGACCTTGGTCATTGATTGTTGTCTGTGCAGTGTTAACAATTGCAGGGCTGTGGGTTTTATCATACACTTATTCTGTTGGGATGCTTATTTTAGCAGGGTGTATATTTGGGGCAGGCTATGGATCAATGCTACCAGCACTCCAAGCTTGGGTATTATCAAAAACCAAGCCTGAGCAACGTGGTATTGCCAATGGCATGTATTATTCATCTATTGATTTAGGAATCGGTTTAAGTGCCATTCTTTTGGGTGTTGTATCTTCATATGTAGAATTAGGTACTGTCTTTCAAATTTCCAGTATTTGTTTTGTCATTGTCATAATGATGACAATGATTGATTACCGAAAACAAAAGCAAGTTAAGAAAAAACAATCAACAGCTACTGTTTAA
- a CDS encoding SRPBCC family protein has protein sequence MIKVNVSVNINKPHQEIFAYIANFENNPKWQGGMLEATFTSDGPLQKGSTYEQVATFLGKKIYTSFEVIQFEKDHLIKINSVESSFPITVTRIVEPKAAGTKVSAIVEGDASKFFKVAEGLLKAMVKHSVTSDYKRLKKLMGN, from the coding sequence ATGATAAAAGTAAATGTGTCGGTTAACATCAATAAACCACATCAAGAGATTTTTGCTTATATTGCAAACTTTGAAAACAACCCTAAATGGCAAGGTGGCATGCTTGAAGCTACTTTTACATCAGATGGTCCTTTGCAAAAGGGCTCAACGTATGAACAAGTTGCTACATTTTTAGGTAAAAAAATTTATACGTCTTTTGAAGTGATTCAGTTTGAAAAAGATCATTTGATTAAAATTAATAGTGTTGAGAGTTCATTCCCGATTACGGTAACACGGATTGTTGAACCTAAAGCTGCTGGTACAAAAGTATCAGCTATTGTCGAAGGTGATGCAAGTAAATTTTTTAAAGTTGCTGAAGGTTTATTGAAGGCAATGGTCAAACACTCTGTTACCTCTGATTATAAGCGGCTTAAAAAATTAATGGGAAATTAA